A stretch of Aedes aegypti strain LVP_AGWG chromosome 2, AaegL5.0 Primary Assembly, whole genome shotgun sequence DNA encodes these proteins:
- the LOC110675129 gene encoding uncharacterized protein LOC110675129, which translates to MTGGGRSHITLISAYLPASNSKHVTEDLKNLFQWVEQLEGEIILGADLNAHHDSWSPEFPECPRGKLISQITMDSKMILLNDGSPTMCLAPGNRRSAIDLTWVTEGLARKAKWEVLDEEFGSAHLTIRIGIGDEIPLIEKTSKRVNQDRVIKSLNEMRPQYIYNPEEMQEIFEETLEKASYIVKNKKGNYLKRWWNNELALLYNGKREALRRYNRNKTQNNYVDLQKRRAMFKKEFRKTKRAYIKDLSEKIDETTPPKQVWNIVKGIDTNLNGNHRKSTELSYEKGAEFMNYYFGNKLSPVSCPKVETERNLEGFEIALKEDEILRNLKKKKKKNL; encoded by the coding sequence ATGACCGGCGGTGGAAGAAGCCACATAACCTTAATCTCGGCCTACCTTCCAGCAAGCAATAGCAAGCACGTCACGGAGGATTTGAAAAACCTTTTTCAGTGGGTGGAGCAACTTGAAGGCGAAATCATTCTAGGAGCGGATCTGAATGCCCATCACGATAGTTGGAGCCCGGAGTTTCCAGAATGCCCAAGAGGAAAACTCATCAGTCAAATCACCATGGACTCGAAAATGATCCTGCTAAACGACGGAAGCCCTACAATGTGTCTGGCACCAGGTAACCGCCGGTCAGCGATTGACCTAACATGGGTAACAGAAGGTTTAGCAAGAAAAGCGAAGTGGGAAGTACTAGACGAGGAATTCGGAAGTGCGCATCTCACGATCCGGATAGGCATAGGGGACGAGATCCCGCTCATCGAGAAGACCTCAAAACGGGTCAACCAGGATAGGGTGATTAAATCACTCAACGAAATGAGGCCACAATACATCTACAATCCGGAGGAGATGCAGGAAATCTTCGAGGAAACTCTTGAAAAGGCATCTTACATAGTTAAGAACAAAAAGGGAAATTACCTCAAAAGATGGTGGAACAACGAGTTGGCACTCCTGTACAATGGCAAAAGAGAGGCGCTAAGAAGATACAACCGAAACAAGACGCAAAACAACTATGTAGATCTACAAAAACGAAGAGCCATGTTCAAAAAAGAATTCCGGAAGACCAAACGAGCGTACATTAAGGATCTATCGGAAAAAATTGACGAGACTACTCCTCCAAAACAAGTTTGGAACATCGTTAAGGGAATAGACACCAACCTGAATGGGAATCACAGGAAATCAACGGAGCTAAGCTACGAGAAAGGAGCTGAATTCATGAATTACTACTTCGGCAACAAACTGTCTCCGGTGAGCTGTCCAAAGGTCGAAACAGAGAGGAATCTAGAGGGCTTTGAAATTGCGTTAAAAGAGGATGAAATCCTTAGGAAcctgaagaagaagaagaagaagaacttatgA
- the LOC5565528 gene encoding E3 ubiquitin-protein ligase RNF4, protein MDNSVENFEDLTGDTDPDPDDTMVNVIERAEALLASLPVRKAAKKPAAKRRATGTKKEPSAASINMPGPSTRVQRIPSDDSDCVIVVPDSEESKPPTKTSAVSEVPSSAPASASEGISCPICFDPVFQGPAASTICGHLYCHECITVEIKVRPKCPMCSRPLQEADIIQLFRN, encoded by the coding sequence ATGGATAACAGCGTGGAAAATTTCGAGGATTTAACCGGGGATACGGATCCGGATCCGGATGACACCATGGTCAATGTAATCGAGCGAGCGGAAGCTCTCCTAGCATCGTTGCCCGTGCGGAAAGCAGCGAAGAAACCAGCCGCAAAGAGAAGAGCCACCGGAACCAAAAAAGAACCTTCAGCCGCCAGCATCAACATGCCGGGTCCGTCCACCAGAGTGCAACGAATTCCTTCGGACGATTCCGACTGCGTTATTGTCGTTCCTGATTCGGAGGAATCGAAACCTCCGACAAAAACGTCCGCTGTTTCAGAGGTGCCATCGTCAGCGCCGGCGTCTGCTTCCGAGGGCATTTCCTGTCCCATATGCTTCGATCCCGTCTTCCAGGGACCGGCAGCGTCGACCATCTGCGGACATCTTTACTGCCACGAATGCATCACCGTGGAGATCAAAGTGCGCCCGAAATGTCCGATGTGTTCGCGACCACTTCAGGAAGCGGACATTATTCAACTGTTCCGTAACTGA